Proteins encoded by one window of Paenibacillus sp. DCT19:
- a CDS encoding ABC transporter substrate-binding protein: protein MIRRKRTYWVAVILVCVLLVSGCSIWSEPNDSANNKKVALTLWYWNRSIDDKLIAKAKEKFPNIELTAQKIGGDFKAKLKTTLAARSGEPDIVALNDWIMELFPSEDRFYNLYDLGAGEIEDQYLEWKWKQGVTPSGQMIGFPMDTGPTALFYRADLFKEAGLPSEPEEVARQMDSWDAYAAAGEKLKEALGGKVFLTDNIGSVYNQVLSQGTERYFRPDGSFIGMDSPLVRKSWDTAVAFKQKGLLANADGWTPTWNAAMNNGEIASFVGAVWMKQVLQEAAPDTSGQWRVTRAPGGDGNNGGSFLSILKSSKHPQEAFELIRWLQSPENQLEQYQTLNLFPSAPGYSINQL, encoded by the coding sequence ATGATCCGCCGGAAAAGAACATACTGGGTAGCTGTCATCCTGGTCTGCGTCCTGCTGGTAAGCGGATGCTCCATCTGGTCGGAACCAAACGATTCAGCGAACAACAAAAAGGTAGCGCTTACATTATGGTATTGGAATCGTTCTATCGACGACAAGCTGATTGCCAAGGCCAAAGAGAAATTCCCTAATATTGAGCTGACTGCTCAGAAAATTGGCGGTGATTTCAAAGCCAAGCTAAAGACGACACTTGCCGCACGTTCAGGTGAGCCGGATATCGTAGCCCTAAACGATTGGATCATGGAGCTTTTCCCCAGTGAAGATCGCTTTTATAATTTGTATGACCTTGGAGCAGGTGAAATAGAGGATCAATATTTAGAGTGGAAATGGAAGCAAGGCGTCACGCCAAGTGGACAGATGATTGGATTCCCTATGGATACCGGGCCGACCGCACTATTTTATCGTGCTGATCTATTCAAGGAAGCCGGACTTCCCTCAGAACCGGAAGAGGTTGCTCGTCAAATGGATAGCTGGGACGCTTATGCAGCAGCAGGAGAGAAATTGAAGGAAGCACTCGGAGGCAAGGTTTTTCTGACCGATAATATTGGAAGCGTTTACAATCAAGTGTTGTCCCAAGGGACTGAGCGTTACTTCCGACCTGACGGCTCCTTTATTGGCATGGATTCCCCTCTGGTGCGCAAAAGCTGGGATACTGCGGTAGCCTTTAAGCAAAAAGGACTGCTCGCCAATGCAGATGGCTGGACGCCAACCTGGAATGCAGCGATGAATAATGGTGAGATTGCCTCATTTGTCGGTGCGGTGTGGATGAAACAGGTGTTGCAGGAGGCTGCTCCTGATACATCGGGTCAATGGCGTGTAACGCGAGCACCTGGCGGAGATGGGAATAACGGCGGCTCGTTTCTATCTATTCTGAAATCCAGTAAACATCCCCAAGAAGCATTCGAGCTTATTCGCTGGCTGCAAAGCCCTGAAAATCAATTGGAGCAATATCAAACGTTAAACTTATTCCCATCGGCACCGGGGTATTCGATCAACCAGCTATGA
- a CDS encoding glycerol-3-phosphate dehydrogenase/oxidase, with protein MTASFSAINRTAYLQDMANAHFDILVIGGGITGAGIALDAASRGLKTAVVEMQDFAAGTSSRSTKLVHGGLRYLKQFEVKMVAEVGRERAVVYENGPHVTTPEPMLLPIYTAGTFGRFSTSLGLMVYDRLAGVKYSERRKMLNAGATADMEPLLGKEGLLGSGLYVEYRTDDARLTIEVMKEAVRFGAQAVNYVKADGFIKENGQIIGIQATDQIHGHSYQLRASKFINASGPWVDELRKADGSREGKTLQMTKGIHLVFDGSRFPLRQAVYFDTPDGRMVFAVPRDGKTYVGTTDTVYTDDPAHPLISESDRDYVIHAINGMFPQMNIRAEDVESGWAGVRPLIHEEGKDPSEISRKDEVWVSPSGLITIAGGKLTGYRKMAEMVVDLAARQLEKETGRSVKACLTKKMPISGGNVGGSAGFESYAERKIKDGVALGLERRAAERLARTYGSNVDALYDRMPDPRTKAEWHGLPPELLLMLKYSIEEEMTVTPADFFVRRTGDLFFRINEVRAWKTAVVRYMSERLLWTDEQTEGYRQELDRLLLEASGKK; from the coding sequence ATGACGGCTTCTTTCTCAGCGATCAATCGTACGGCATATTTGCAAGACATGGCGAATGCACATTTTGACATATTGGTTATTGGAGGTGGCATCACGGGAGCAGGTATTGCGCTGGATGCAGCTTCCCGTGGATTGAAGACAGCCGTTGTGGAAATGCAGGATTTTGCGGCGGGAACCTCCAGTCGTTCCACTAAGCTGGTTCATGGAGGTCTGCGGTATTTGAAGCAGTTTGAAGTGAAGATGGTCGCTGAGGTAGGTCGTGAGCGAGCTGTCGTATATGAAAATGGACCGCATGTGACCACACCTGAACCGATGTTGTTGCCGATCTATACGGCAGGTACTTTCGGTCGGTTCAGTACATCCCTGGGATTAATGGTGTATGACCGATTAGCCGGCGTGAAGTATAGTGAACGGCGCAAAATGTTAAATGCCGGGGCAACAGCAGACATGGAGCCTTTACTGGGCAAAGAGGGACTGTTAGGCAGCGGACTTTACGTTGAGTATCGCACGGACGATGCAAGGCTGACCATTGAAGTAATGAAAGAAGCGGTACGTTTTGGGGCGCAGGCTGTGAACTATGTGAAAGCGGACGGATTCATTAAAGAAAACGGTCAAATCATCGGTATCCAGGCGACGGATCAAATTCATGGTCATTCTTATCAGCTTCGAGCAAGCAAGTTCATCAATGCTTCAGGTCCGTGGGTGGATGAGCTGCGTAAGGCGGATGGTTCCCGTGAAGGCAAGACTTTACAGATGACCAAAGGCATTCACTTAGTGTTCGACGGTTCACGATTTCCGTTAAGGCAGGCTGTTTATTTTGATACACCTGACGGAAGGATGGTATTTGCGGTTCCGCGAGATGGCAAAACCTATGTAGGCACAACAGACACCGTGTATACGGATGATCCGGCACATCCATTGATTTCTGAATCTGATCGAGATTACGTGATCCATGCGATCAACGGCATGTTCCCTCAGATGAATATTCGTGCGGAGGATGTAGAGTCTGGCTGGGCAGGGGTGCGCCCACTCATCCATGAAGAGGGTAAAGATCCCTCTGAAATTTCTCGTAAGGATGAGGTTTGGGTATCGCCTTCAGGGCTGATTACGATTGCTGGAGGTAAATTAACGGGGTATCGTAAAATGGCTGAAATGGTCGTAGATTTGGCTGCTCGCCAGTTGGAGAAGGAAACAGGGCGATCGGTGAAGGCGTGCTTGACCAAAAAGATGCCGATCTCCGGAGGCAATGTAGGCGGTTCTGCTGGATTCGAATCCTATGCAGAACGTAAAATTAAGGATGGCGTTGCACTTGGGTTAGAGCGCCGTGCGGCTGAACGGCTGGCACGTACCTATGGTTCAAATGTGGATGCTCTCTATGATCGGATGCCCGATCCACGAACGAAAGCCGAGTGGCATGGGTTGCCACCGGAGCTGTTGTTAATGCTCAAGTATTCGATAGAAGAAGAAATGACGGTGACTCCTGCCGATTTCTTCGTAAGGAGAACGGGTGATTTATTTTTCCGTATTAACGAAGTTCGAGCGTGGAAGACCGCTGTTGTTCGTTATATGAGCGAACGTTTATTGTGGACAGATGAACAGACAGAAGGGTATAGACAGGAACTGGATCGCTTGCTGCTGGAGGCATCTGGCAAAAAGTAA
- a CDS encoding glycerol-3-phosphate responsive antiterminator produces the protein MPFQGQRILPAAKSMKQFEAMIEGPYRYGVMLDTHIAQLQSLLDEARRRDKQILLHADLIQGLKNDEYAAEYLCQHIRPAGLISTRASVIQKAKQKGITAIQRIFLLDTNALEKSYHLLTKTQPDFIEVLPGIIPHIITEVSDRTGIPIIAGGLIRSAHEVELALQAGATTVTTSNTDLIRHFGESLT, from the coding sequence ATGCCTTTTCAGGGACAGCGTATTTTGCCAGCTGCCAAGAGTATGAAGCAATTTGAAGCGATGATTGAAGGGCCGTATCGATATGGGGTCATGCTAGATACGCATATTGCACAGCTTCAGAGTTTGCTGGATGAAGCACGGCGGCGAGACAAGCAAATATTGCTGCATGCTGATCTGATCCAGGGACTCAAAAATGATGAATATGCTGCGGAGTATCTGTGTCAGCACATTCGCCCAGCAGGGCTGATCTCAACACGAGCAAGTGTTATACAGAAAGCGAAGCAAAAAGGAATTACGGCCATTCAGCGAATATTCTTGCTCGATACCAATGCTTTGGAGAAGAGCTATCATTTGCTGACGAAGACTCAGCCTGATTTTATAGAGGTGCTGCCTGGCATTATTCCGCATATTATTACAGAAGTATCTGATCGAACGGGCATACCGATCATTGCAGGCGGACTGATTCGTTCGGCTCACGAGGTGGAGCTTGCACTACAAGCCGGAGCAACAACCGTTACGACGTCCAATACGGACTTGATCCGTCATTTTGGGGAATCGCTTACATAG
- a CDS encoding carbohydrate ABC transporter permease, producing the protein MTSRSLKSVVLYIGLIGGMIISMFPFYWLIVMSTRTTSDIYTFPPKLWFGGEMWNNITRVLQQIDFWGAFLNTLFVAGMVTILVLFFDSLAGFAFAKFEFPGKKWLFVLLIATMMVPSQLSLVPSFVLMATFGWVGSFKALIIPGMVNAFGIFWIRQYATESIPNDLLDAGRIDGCNFFRLYWNVALPILRPAFAFLGAFTFIGVWNDYLWPLIVLTDERKYTLQIALSQLNGLYNTDYSMVIAGTLLAVIPLIIMFLFISRQFISDIAAGAVKD; encoded by the coding sequence ATGACGTCCAGATCTCTCAAATCGGTAGTGTTGTATATCGGACTCATCGGGGGCATGATCATTTCCATGTTCCCGTTCTATTGGCTGATCGTGATGTCTACACGGACAACATCGGATATTTATACTTTCCCACCCAAGCTGTGGTTTGGGGGCGAGATGTGGAACAATATTACGCGTGTGTTGCAGCAGATTGACTTTTGGGGTGCTTTTCTCAATACGTTATTTGTAGCTGGCATGGTCACTATATTGGTACTATTTTTTGATTCTTTGGCAGGGTTTGCGTTTGCGAAGTTCGAATTTCCGGGCAAAAAGTGGCTTTTTGTGCTGCTTATCGCCACCATGATGGTGCCTTCTCAGCTATCCCTGGTTCCATCCTTCGTGCTCATGGCGACGTTTGGCTGGGTCGGCTCGTTCAAAGCACTCATTATACCCGGCATGGTGAATGCCTTCGGTATATTCTGGATCCGTCAGTATGCGACGGAGTCCATTCCGAACGACCTGCTGGATGCTGGTCGAATTGATGGCTGCAACTTCTTCCGCTTGTATTGGAATGTGGCTTTGCCCATTTTGCGGCCTGCCTTTGCTTTCCTTGGGGCATTCACCTTCATTGGGGTATGGAATGACTATCTGTGGCCCTTGATCGTACTGACAGACGAGCGAAAATACACACTGCAGATCGCCCTTTCGCAATTGAATGGTCTGTACAACACGGATTATTCCATGGTCATTGCAGGTACACTGCTCGCCGTTATCCCTTTGATCATTATGTTTCTGTTTATCAGCCGTCAGTTTATTTCCGATATTGCCGCAGGCGCGGTGAAGGACTAA
- a CDS encoding GTP cyclohydrolase II: MINSHIIKLLAPKIQTFPSGKDFIYLVGPIKLPVNLDGETHTFQWYSWLKSDRAMESGELIESLATAELAERQQSSVLVYGDFAEAQEALIRMHSICHTGDIFGSKRCDCGFQLEQSMKMIAAHGAGALFYLANHEGRGIGLFSKAMAYLLQEEGLDTVDANLQLGFTDDARNYDDAIAVLRALRSTPVTLITNNPRKLAALQEAGLNVGGRVPLWGDRSAFNEKYLQTKVSRSGHLADTDTLLPHAQA; this comes from the coding sequence ATGATTAATTCACATATTATAAAGCTACTTGCCCCTAAAATTCAGACTTTTCCGAGTGGAAAAGACTTCATATACCTCGTGGGACCGATTAAGCTTCCGGTCAACCTGGATGGAGAGACACACACATTCCAGTGGTATAGCTGGTTGAAGTCTGATCGAGCGATGGAAAGTGGCGAACTGATTGAATCACTTGCTACGGCAGAGCTTGCAGAGCGTCAACAATCCAGCGTGTTGGTATACGGCGATTTCGCTGAAGCACAAGAAGCTTTGATTCGGATGCATAGCATCTGTCATACAGGCGACATTTTTGGCAGCAAACGTTGTGACTGCGGCTTCCAACTGGAGCAATCCATGAAGATGATCGCTGCTCACGGTGCGGGTGCACTGTTCTATCTTGCTAACCATGAAGGTCGCGGTATTGGTCTGTTCAGCAAAGCTATGGCTTATCTGTTGCAGGAAGAAGGCTTGGATACGGTCGATGCGAACCTGCAACTTGGATTCACTGATGATGCACGTAATTATGATGATGCGATTGCTGTATTGCGTGCGCTTCGTTCAACACCGGTTACTTTGATTACGAACAATCCTCGTAAGCTTGCTGCACTGCAAGAGGCGGGATTGAACGTAGGTGGACGTGTTCCGCTATGGGGTGATCGTTCAGCCTTTAACGAAAAGTATTTGCAGACCAAAGTGAGCCGTTCTGGTCACTTGGCGGACACGGATACGTTGCTTCCGCACGCACAAGCTTAA
- a CDS encoding carbohydrate ABC transporter permease, which yields MNPDPGTARPDLIQEKSLLSRIWQHRALYIAISPFYLLFAVFGLFPIGFSLYLAFHKWDGIGVMTYNGLNNFKYLLTDVEFWQAVGNTFMIWIYSTIPMLFFALIVAFLLHAPFVKFKTLFRVGYFLPNVTSIVAVAIIFGALFANNYGFLNYLLQSVGLPVVEWLNAPWGIKVAISSMVVWRWTGYNAVIYLAGLQSIPHTLYEAAKIDGASSIQSFFRITIPMLRPVILFTVITSTIGGMQLFTEPQILVGNDGGAGAAGMTIVLYLYRESFINNYFGYGAAVGWGMFLIIALFSIVNWKLVQGKSS from the coding sequence ATGAATCCTGACCCTGGAACTGCACGCCCAGATCTGATTCAAGAAAAGTCACTCCTGTCACGCATCTGGCAGCATCGGGCACTTTATATCGCCATCTCTCCATTTTACCTACTATTTGCCGTCTTTGGTCTATTTCCGATTGGTTTCTCGCTATACCTAGCCTTCCATAAGTGGGATGGCATCGGAGTCATGACGTATAACGGGCTGAACAATTTTAAATATCTACTGACAGATGTAGAGTTCTGGCAAGCGGTGGGCAATACGTTCATGATCTGGATCTACTCGACGATCCCGATGCTCTTCTTTGCCTTAATCGTAGCCTTTCTGCTACATGCACCGTTTGTGAAGTTTAAAACCCTCTTCCGGGTAGGCTACTTCCTCCCCAACGTAACGTCTATTGTTGCTGTCGCTATCATCTTTGGCGCATTATTTGCCAACAACTACGGCTTCCTCAATTATTTGCTGCAATCGGTCGGACTCCCCGTGGTCGAGTGGCTAAATGCACCATGGGGCATTAAGGTCGCGATTTCTTCCATGGTTGTCTGGCGCTGGACGGGATACAATGCCGTCATCTACCTGGCTGGACTACAGAGCATTCCTCATACTTTATACGAAGCTGCCAAGATTGATGGAGCTTCTAGCATTCAATCCTTTTTCCGAATCACCATTCCGATGCTCCGACCTGTCATTCTGTTTACTGTGATCACCTCCACCATTGGGGGCATGCAGCTCTTTACGGAACCACAAATTCTCGTAGGTAACGATGGTGGTGCAGGCGCTGCCGGTATGACGATTGTCCTCTACCTCTACCGCGAATCGTTCATCAACAATTACTTTGGCTATGGTGCTGCTGTAGGTTGGGGAATGTTCCTTATTATCGCTCTATTCTCGATCGTGAACTGGAAGCTCGTTCAAGGCAAATCATCCTGA
- the glpK gene encoding glycerol kinase GlpK yields the protein MEKYIMALDQGTTSSRAILFNRNGEIVHTAQQEFPQYFPKPGWVEQNANEIWSSILAVMASCLAESGIKPAQIAGIGITNQRETVVVWDKETGRPIYNAVVWQSIQTAEICDELKTRGLSDLFHRKTGLLINPYFSGTKVKWILDHVPGARERAEQGELLFGTIDSWLIWKLSGGTHITDVSNASRTLLYNIYELQWDEEILDILDIPKVMLPEVRGSSEVYAYTTEYHFFGHTIPIAGAAGDQQAALFGQGCYTKGSMKNTYGTGCFMLMNTGEEPVQSDHGLITTIAWGINGKVEYALEGSIFVAGSAVQWLRDGLRMLRSSRDSEDYAARVPSTDGVYMVPAFVGLGSPYWDSEVKGAVFGLTRGTTKEHFIRATLEALAYQTRDVLAAMQTDSGIVVNELRVDGGAAANDFLMQFQSDILGIPVERPTVNETTALGAAYLAGLAVGYWNSAEELKDHENTEREFQPVMAPEQRTELYAGWQRAVAAAMAFK from the coding sequence ATGGAAAAATATATTATGGCGCTGGATCAGGGAACAACGAGTTCACGAGCCATTTTGTTTAACCGGAATGGAGAGATTGTGCATACTGCTCAGCAGGAATTCCCGCAATATTTTCCCAAGCCCGGATGGGTTGAGCAAAATGCGAATGAGATCTGGAGCTCCATCCTGGCAGTTATGGCATCATGCCTCGCGGAGAGCGGAATTAAACCAGCTCAGATTGCCGGAATTGGAATCACGAATCAGCGTGAAACGGTCGTGGTATGGGATAAAGAAACAGGACGGCCGATCTATAACGCGGTTGTATGGCAGTCCATACAGACAGCCGAGATCTGCGACGAGCTGAAAACGAGAGGACTCAGCGATCTCTTCCATCGCAAAACAGGTCTGCTTATTAATCCATATTTCTCGGGAACTAAAGTGAAGTGGATTCTGGATCATGTGCCTGGTGCACGAGAGCGTGCGGAACAGGGAGAACTGTTATTTGGCACGATTGATAGTTGGCTGATCTGGAAGCTAAGCGGGGGCACACACATCACCGATGTGTCTAATGCTTCACGTACACTCCTGTACAATATTTATGAATTACAGTGGGATGAGGAAATATTGGATATTCTAGATATCCCGAAGGTGATGTTGCCAGAAGTACGCGGATCATCCGAAGTGTATGCATACACGACAGAATATCATTTCTTCGGTCATACAATTCCCATTGCAGGTGCGGCAGGTGACCAACAGGCAGCGTTATTCGGTCAGGGCTGCTACACCAAGGGCAGTATGAAAAACACCTATGGCACGGGCTGCTTCATGTTGATGAATACAGGTGAGGAGCCTGTGCAATCCGACCATGGGCTTATTACAACCATTGCTTGGGGGATTAATGGCAAGGTGGAGTATGCCCTAGAAGGCAGCATCTTTGTTGCAGGCTCAGCGGTGCAGTGGTTGCGAGATGGTCTTCGAATGCTTCGTTCATCCCGAGATAGCGAGGATTATGCTGCGCGTGTCCCATCAACGGATGGCGTATACATGGTGCCTGCCTTTGTTGGATTAGGTAGTCCCTACTGGGATAGTGAAGTGAAGGGAGCCGTTTTTGGTCTGACACGTGGGACGACGAAGGAGCATTTTATCCGGGCTACGCTAGAAGCACTGGCCTACCAGACCAGAGACGTGCTTGCTGCAATGCAGACCGATTCAGGAATTGTGGTAAATGAACTGCGAGTAGATGGCGGAGCGGCAGCCAATGATTTCTTAATGCAGTTCCAAAGTGATATTTTGGGTATTCCCGTTGAACGCCCTACAGTGAATGAGACGACTGCATTAGGCGCAGCTTACTTGGCAGGGCTTGCTGTGGGTTACTGGAATAGCGCGGAGGAATTGAAGGATCATGAGAACACGGAGCGAGAATTCCAACCGGTGATGGCACCTGAGCAACGAACCGAGCTATATGCAGGTTGGCAGCGTGCAGTAGCGGCGGCAATGGCTTTTAAATAA